Proteins encoded in a region of the Athene noctua chromosome 4, bAthNoc1.hap1.1, whole genome shotgun sequence genome:
- the DOK1 gene encoding docking protein 1 gives MDPPAKEGPLLVQQSHKFGTKRWKRSWFALYPASQHGVARLEFFDCKEPSAPPERLGTRRLDRTVVRLADCTSVAPVAESGPRPGTAAFRLDTSDRSYLFAADKQQSEEWVAKLCEIAFPGNGPSHAGVAARRGREDSGEAPALEMAVNSIYYSRDEVNTFWVTVQRTEAAERCELRGAYVLKAERDSLVLKDPRTNEILYVWPYRLLRRYGRDKVMFSFEAGRRCDSGPGNFTFETKQGNEIFHLVEASIREQKAQVEENRQSCDSLESDSPSVVLIRQALADSLTLELPAEGGDAPGPKAALAPRPSAAVEERDSPSSLKSRSLPELPVPQAKAAVLSTPPRSPLPKVPHAVLPAEDPSSVYSEPLDSVKGFRPWLDPLYSEPVDTKAASGAKAPGRAADETKLRLPAPLYAGTYNQVRAEGRGQAPAAPGRLEHIYDEPEGRAPHSLPPPTRIYDEARPTGEAWRTQGHDGRSGYEYPYNPSTDDYSVPAFQAKAKGPKPVPAPKPQAALIPKGAERGGDPSKRRGNAAPEKVKPSLNSSNNNNMEVLYSRVLKPPHAQKEEQSVDECSLSPVYEDLGEI, from the exons ATGGACCCGCCGGCCAAGGAGGGGCCGCTCCTGGTGCAGCAGAGCCACAAGTTCGGCACCAAG AGGTGGAAGCGGAGCTGGTTCGCGCTGTACCCGGCCAGCCAGCACGGCGTGGCCCGCCTGGAGTTCTTCGACTGCAAGGAGCCGTCGGCGCCGCCCGAGCGCCTGGGCACCCGGCGGCTGGACCGGACCGTGGTGCGCCTGGCCGACTGCACCAGCGTGGCCCCCGTGGCCGAgagcggcccccggcccggcacGGCCGCCTTCCGCCTGGACACCAGCGACCGGAGCTACCTCTTCGCGGCCGACAAGCAGCAGAGCGAGGAGTGGGTGGCCAAGCTGTGCGAGATCGCCTTCCCG GGAAATGGCCCCAGCCATGCTGGCGTGGCGGCCCGGCGTGGCAGAGAGGACAGCGGGGAGGCGCCAGCCCTGGAGATGGCCGTGAACTCCATCTACTACTCGAGAGATGAAG tgAACACCTTCTGGGTGACGGTGCAACGGACCGAGGCTGCGGAGCGATGCGAGCTGCGCGGTGCCTACGTGCTCAAGGCTGAGCGTGACAGTCTCGTCCTGAAGGACCCACGGACAAATGAGATCCTCTACGTCTGGCCGTACCGGCTGCTCCGGAGATACGGCCGGGACAAG GTGATGTTCTCCTTCGAAGCTGGCAGGCGCTGCGACTCCGGCCCAGGGAACTTCACCTTTGAGACCAAGCAGGGCAACGAGATCTTCCACCTGGTGGAAGCCTCCATCCGAGAGCAGAAGGCGCAGGTGGAGGAGAACCGGCAAAGCTGTGATTCGCTGGAGTCAGACAGCCCCAGCGTGGTGCTGATCCGCCAGGCGCTGGCCGACAGCCTGACTCTGGAGCTGCCAGCAGAGGGGGGCGACGCCCCAGGCCCCAAAGCGGCGCTGGCGCCCCGGCCCAGCGCAGCAGTGGAGGAGAGGGACTCCCCGTCTTCGCTGAAGAGCCGGAGCCTGCCGGAGCTCCCTGTGCCGCAGGCCAAGGCCGCGGTCCTGAGCACGCCGCCGCGCTCCCCACTGCCCAAGGTGCCGCACGCCGTGCTGCCGGCCGAGGACCCAAGCAGCGTGTACTCAGAGCCGCTGGACTCGGTCAAGGGCTTCCGGCCCTGGCTGGACCCGCTGTACTCGGAGCCCGTGGACACCAAGGCCGCCAGCGGGGCCAAGGCGCCCGGCAGGGCTGCAGACGAGACGAAGCTCCGGCTGCCGGCGCCGCTGTACGCGGGCACGTACAACCAGGTCCGGGCCGAGGGACGCGGCCAGGCCCCCGCGGCGCCCGGCCGGCTGGAGCACATCTATGATGAGCCTGAGGGCCGCGCTCCCCACTCACTGCCCCCCCCGACCCGCATCTATGACGAAGCGCGGCCCACGGGCGAGGCCTGGCGCACCCAGGGCCACGATGGCAGGAGCGGCTACGAGTACCCCTACAACCCCAGCACCGACGACTACTCGGTACCTGCCTTCCAGGCCAAGGCCAAGGGCCCCAAGCCAGTGCCGGCCCCCAAGCCCCAGGCAGCCTTGATCCCCAAAGGTGCTGAGAGGGGCGGGGACCCCAGCAAGCGGCGGGGGAACGCAGCTCCCGAGAAGGTCAAACCCAGcctcaacagcagcaacaacaacaacatggAGGTGCTGTACAGCCGGGTGCTGAAGCCCCCGCACGCGCAGAAGGAGGAACAGTCTGTGGATGAGTGCAGCTTGTCACCTGTCTACGAGGACTTAGGGGAGATATAA